The Triticum aestivum cultivar Chinese Spring chromosome 7B, IWGSC CS RefSeq v2.1, whole genome shotgun sequence genome window below encodes:
- the LOC123158661 gene encoding syntaxin-132-like — MELVNKDSFELHQRDSSRDEGDVEIGMHQPDASDNLKGFFKKVDGIESLIANLTSLLTKLQTANEESKAVTKASAMKAIKKEKEKDIDEVVKIARMEKTKHNLSNMEKPECGKGSAVDQLADSFC, encoded by the exons ATGGAGCTCGTCAACAAG GATTCCTTTGAGCTTCACCAGCGGGATTCCTCAAGAGATGAGGGGGATGTTGAAATAGGGATGCATCAGCCCGACGCCTCTGATAATTTGAAAGGATTCTTCAAGAAG GTTGATGGAATTGAGAGCCTAATAGCTAACTTGACGAGTCTCTTGACTAAGCTCCAG ACTGCAAACGAGGAATCAAAAGCAGTTACAAAAGCAAGCGCCATGAAAG CAATTAAGAAGGAAAAGGAGAAAGATATTGATGAAGTGGTGAAAATTGCTCGTATGGAAAAAACAAAACAT AACTTATCTAACATGGAGAAACCTGAATGCGGGAAGGGCTCTGCGGTAGATCAATTAGCCGATTCCTTCTGCTAA
- the LOC123158662 gene encoding inactive poly [ADP-ribose] polymerase RCD1-like produces the protein MGIINRVEEKNTSSSVSHTKEQSVSNTNTTPRSTQACSLPPPPRPRPPLPGARPLSTVAESGRDRQDPPHLTPAARRGFRQHRGRRSAPAPPGLAERRSGALVRFLCFEGGAWADVEGEEVVPLRRAFLDGRVVAEAAYGGREFLFDFLWMVRIDAGTAKVVALGWIDRRACFFPVPESGRKRKRGEHQLGDGASSKVDERSDESSDMVESSIQPNLLPLSSTPRAAGLMCRLPWQGYIHAFESGMKRKRDEPELEYGASSGVDERSNESSDKMQGQLLAAAPGADGGNAKFAWYGAPSVDVAAAAVEHGFGRMNNRVLFHRAHGDDVHLSPPRSPYASAMLANADENGEAHIMLCRVLLGRPEAIPAGSSKLHPSSDNYDSAIDNMQNPQWYVVWGKDMNMRILPEYVVSFKCPNLHQMQGSSGANSTLKKPSPVAHDMFPTLLAEIQWFMPSSKLQTLQGTYNCFKPAAMKSSIEKGLQKMILASQISRSGSKPVPGGFQWITNTRN, from the exons ATGGGCATCATCAACCGGGTAGAGGAAAAAAACACGTCGTCGTCGGTCTCGCACACAAAGGAGCAGTCCGTCTCCAACACGAACACGA CGCCGCGCTCGACGCAGGCgtgctcgctgccgccgccgccgcgcccccgtcCCCCTCTCCCCGGTGCCCGTCCTCTTTCCACCGTCGCCGAATCCGGACGAGACCGGCAGGATCCGCCGCATCTCACGCCCGCGGCCCGCCGTGGCTTTCGGCAGCATCGGGGGCGCCGGTCCGCCCCCGCTCCTCCGGGGCTGGCAGAACGGCGGAGCGGCGCTCTGGTCAGGTTCCTCTGCTTCGAGGGCGGCGCGTGGGCTGATGTCGAGGGCGAGGAGGTTGTGCCTCTGCGCCGGGCGTTCCTGGACGGGAGGGTGGTCGCAGAGGCCGCGTATGGCGGCAGGGAGTTCCTGTTCGACTTCCTGTGGATGGTGCGCATCGACGCTGGCACCGCCAAGGTGGTCGCCTTGGGCTGGATTGACCGCCGGGCCTGCTTCTTCCCTGTGCCAGAAagcgggaggaagaggaagaggggcgagCATCAGCTGGGGGACGGGGCTTCGTCCAAGGTGGATGAGAGGTCCGACGAGAGCAGCGACATGGTGGAGTCCTCAATCCAGCCTAATCTCCTGCCACTCTCAAGCACTCCCCGTGCAGCAGGCCTGATGTGTAGGCTGCCATGGCAAGGCTACATCCATGCATTTG AGAGCGGGATGAAGAGGAAGAGAGACGAGCCTGAGCTGGAGTACGGGGCCTCGTCCGGGGTGGATGAGAGGTCCAACGAGAGCAGCGACAAGATGCAGGGCCAGCTCCTAGCCGCTGCGCCCGGCGCCGATGGGGGCAATGCCAAGTTCGCGTGGTATGGCGCTCCATCGGTGGatgtggccgcggcggcggtggagcacggGTTCGGCAGGATGAACAACCGGGTCCTTTTCCATCGCGCGCACGGCGACGACGTCCACCTCTCACCGCCTCGGTCTCCTTATGCCAG CGCAATGCTAGCAAATGCAGATGAGAACGGCGAGGCGCATATCATGTTGTGCCGTGTTCTGTTGGGCCGGCCAGAGGCCATCCCGGCCGGGTCCTCCAAGCTCCACCCCAGCAGTGACAATTACGACAGTGCCATCGACAACATGCAGAACCCACAGTGGTATGTTGTTTGGGGCAAGGACATGAACATGAGGATCCTCCCAGAGTACGTCGTCAGCTTCAAGTGTCCCAACCTCCATCAGATGCAAG GATCATCGGGAGCGAACTCCACGCTAAAGAAGCCTTCGCCGGTGGCTCATGACATGTTTCCGACGCTTCTAGCAGAGATCCAGTGGTTCATGCCATCTTCCAAGCTGCAGACATTGCAGGGGACCTACAATTGCTTCAAG CCAGCTGCAATGAAGTCCTCCATAGAGAAGGGTTTGCAGAAAATGATCTTGGCATCCCAGATAAGCAGGTCGGGGTCAAAGCCGGTGCCCGGGGGATTTCAATGGATCACCAACACGAGAAACTGA